A portion of the Diceros bicornis minor isolate mBicDic1 chromosome 20, mDicBic1.mat.cur, whole genome shotgun sequence genome contains these proteins:
- the ISL1 gene encoding insulin gene enhancer protein ISL-1, producing the protein MGDMGDPPKKKRLISLCVGCGNQIHDQYILRVSPDLEWHAACLKCAECNQYLDESCTCFVRDGKTYCKRDYIRLYGIKCAKCSIGFSKNDFVMRARSKVYHIECFRCVACSRQLIPGDEFALREDGLFCRADHDVVERASLGAGDPLSPLHPARPLQMAAEPISARQPALRPHVHKQPEKTTRVRTVLNEKQLHTLRTCYAANPRPDALMKEQLVEMTGLSPRVIRVWFQNKRCKDKKRSIMMKQLQQQQPNDKTNIQGMTGTPMVAASPERHDGGLQANPVEVQSYQPPWKVLSDFALQSDIDQPAFQQLVNFSEGGPGSNSTGSEVASMSSQLPDTPNSMVASPIEA; encoded by the exons ATGGGAGACATGGGAGATCCACCAAAAA aaaaacGTCTGATTTCCCTATGTGTTGGTTGCGGCAATCAAATTCACGATCAGTATATTCTGAGGGTTTCTCCGGATTTGGAATGGCATGCGGCATGTTTGAAATGTGCGGAGTGTAATCAGTATTTGGACGAGAGCTGTACGTGCTTTGTTAGAGATGGGAAAACCTACTGTAAAAGAGATTATATCAG GTTGTACGGGATCAAATGCGCCAAATGCAGCATCGGCTTCAGCAAGAACGACTTCGTGATGCGCGCCCGCTCCAAGGTGTACCACATCGAGTGTTTCCGCTGCGTGGCCTGCAGCCGCCAGCTCATCCCGGGGGACGAGTTCGCGCTGCGGGAGGACGGGCTCTTCTGCCGCGCCGACCACGACGTGGTGGAGAGGGCCAGCCTGGGGGCCGGCGACCCGCTGAGCCCCTTGCACCCGGCGCGGCCGCTGCAGATGGCAG CCGAGCCCATCTCCGCCCGGCAGCCGGCCCTGCGGCCCCACGTCCACAAGCAGCCCGAGAAGACCACCCGCGTGCGGACTGTGCTGAACGAGAAGCAGCTGCACACCTTGCGGACCTGCTACGCCGCCAACCCCCGGCCCGACGCGCTCATGAAGGAGCAACTGGTGGAGATGACCGGGCTCAGCCCCCGCGTCATCCGAGTCTGGTTTCAAAACAAGCGGTGCAAGGACAAGAAGCGGAGCATCATGATGaagcagctccagcagcagcagcccaATGACAAAACT AATATCCAGGGGATGACAGGAACTCCCATGGTGGCTGCCAGTCCAGAGAGACACGACGGTGGCTTACAGGCAAACCCAGTGGAGGTGCAAAGTTACCAGCCGCCTTGGAAAGTACTGAGTGACTTCGCCTTGCAGAGTGACATAGATCAGCCTGCTTTTCAGCAACTG GTCAATTTTTCAGAAGGAGGACCGGGCTCTAATTCCACTGGCAGTGAAGTGGCATCGATGTCCTCTCAGCTCCCAGATACACCTAACAGCATGGTAGCCAGTCCTATTGAGGCATGA